A window of Dickeya zeae NCPPB 2538 contains these coding sequences:
- a CDS encoding DUF6338 family protein, with protein MESISSEIFTILKYLLPGFISAWIFHSFTSYPKQAQFERIIQALIFTAFIQFIVMMLKDFLIWLGQILGPIFGSWTVTSDFYWSYICAIAIGFSFSTLANNDKFHGLLRKWKITKETSYHCEWYGTFKENENFVILHLKDERRIFGWPTEWPSDPTKGHVILQDPSWVTDEGYKDMPTVKLFMVSVSDIKWVEFLQAQAGVSYVEESTNTTTISPQ; from the coding sequence ATGGAATCAATTAGCAGCGAAATATTTACCATATTAAAATATTTGCTGCCGGGTTTTATTAGTGCATGGATTTTCCACTCATTCACATCATATCCAAAACAAGCTCAATTCGAACGAATAATTCAAGCATTAATTTTCACTGCTTTTATTCAATTCATTGTTATGATGCTCAAAGATTTTTTGATTTGGCTTGGTCAAATTTTAGGTCCTATATTTGGTAGTTGGACAGTAACATCTGATTTTTATTGGTCATACATATGTGCTATTGCAATCGGATTTTCTTTTAGTACATTGGCAAATAACGATAAATTTCATGGCTTGTTAAGGAAATGGAAAATAACTAAAGAAACATCTTATCATTGCGAATGGTATGGGACTTTTAAAGAGAATGAGAATTTTGTTATCCTACATCTAAAAGATGAGCGTCGCATCTTTGGATGGCCCACAGAATGGCCTTCAGACCCAACTAAAGGTCATGTAATCCTTCAAGACCCTAGTTGGGTAACAGATGAGGGTTATAAAGATATGCCAACAGTAAAACTATTCATGGTTAGTGTTAGCGATATTAAGTGGGTTGAATTTCTTCAAGCACAAGCAGGAGTTTCTTATGTCGAGGAAAGCACCAACACCACCACCATATCACCCCAATAG
- a CDS encoding RidA family protein: protein MTIKRYGIEGGTGTGGQKLPFARAVEADGWLYISGQTPMRNGEVVEGGIIEQTQLAFDNCLTIMREAGYRVEDVVHVTAVLTDARYFSSFNKVFSEIFNGHPPARICSVQDLVVDCKVEVDMKCFRADRK from the coding sequence ATGACGATCAAACGCTACGGCATTGAGGGTGGGACCGGTACCGGCGGGCAAAAACTGCCATTCGCACGGGCCGTCGAAGCCGATGGATGGCTGTATATCTCCGGTCAAACGCCTATGCGTAATGGTGAAGTGGTGGAAGGTGGCATCATCGAGCAAACGCAGTTAGCGTTCGATAATTGCCTGACTATCATGCGTGAAGCGGGTTACCGTGTGGAGGATGTCGTCCACGTCACCGCGGTATTAACCGACGCCCGTTACTTCAGTTCATTTAATAAAGTATTCAGTGAAATATTTAACGGCCATCCCCCCGCACGAATTTGTAGCGTGCAGGATTTAGTCGTCGACTGCAAAGTGGAAGTGGATATGAAATGCTTTCGTGCCGATCGCAAGTAA
- a CDS encoding IclR family transcriptional regulator: MSDEKTSRARGVDRVIEIFRQLHISRKPMAMRDLIDATGAPRSSVYELVSLLSEAGLLELDADGAVFFGREMHYYGADYMAHNDLIRRAHQLMVELVARHGETVQLCMLEGNKYTVVLSESNAHPFKITSDIGVRVPIPWTATGRLLLSNWSDSAILELIPEEDYRLANGTVLDKQAFLDDIHRAGLQGYCQTEGLSESFTCCMAAPIRSRSGQAVAAVCFMISRDTPPERRKMLLEELIVSGQKLSDFT; the protein is encoded by the coding sequence ATGTCTGACGAGAAAACGTCACGGGCGCGCGGTGTAGACCGGGTCATCGAGATTTTTCGCCAACTGCATATTTCCAGAAAACCCATGGCCATGCGTGATTTGATTGACGCAACAGGTGCTCCCCGTTCCAGCGTCTATGAACTGGTGAGCCTGCTTAGTGAGGCTGGCTTGTTGGAACTGGATGCTGATGGTGCCGTGTTCTTCGGGCGTGAGATGCACTACTATGGTGCGGACTACATGGCGCACAATGATTTGATTCGTCGGGCGCACCAACTCATGGTGGAACTCGTTGCGCGTCATGGTGAAACCGTGCAGCTCTGCATGCTGGAAGGGAATAAATACACCGTTGTGCTATCGGAAAGTAACGCGCATCCCTTCAAGATAACCTCGGATATCGGTGTACGCGTTCCCATCCCGTGGACGGCGACGGGACGGTTGCTACTGAGCAATTGGTCAGATAGTGCCATTCTTGAGCTGATCCCAGAAGAGGATTATCGACTGGCGAATGGAACCGTTCTGGATAAACAGGCGTTTCTTGATGATATTCATCGGGCAGGGCTGCAAGGGTATTGCCAGACGGAAGGGCTATCAGAAAGTTTTACCTGTTGCATGGCTGCCCCGATTCGCTCACGTAGTGGTCAGGCGGTAGCGGCTGTCTGCTTTATGATTAGCCGCGATACGCCGCCAGAGCGCCGTAAAATGTTATTGGAAGAGTTGATTGTTTCCGGGCAGAAGCTGTCTGATTTCACCTGA
- a CDS encoding excisionase, whose protein sequence is MTKLLTLEEWQEKKYSEKPPTIQKLQRWARAGKIYPAPEKHGREYRVTENAIYINPKSFSLAKKVMQENPELSPLMEKITHGYGKTPQKV, encoded by the coding sequence ATGACAAAGCTATTAACATTAGAAGAATGGCAAGAAAAAAAATACTCAGAAAAGCCTCCAACCATCCAAAAACTTCAGCGTTGGGCACGTGCAGGGAAAATATATCCAGCGCCAGAAAAGCATGGCAGAGAATACCGCGTTACTGAGAATGCCATTTATATAAACCCTAAAAGTTTTTCACTGGCTAAAAAGGTGATGCAGGAAAACCCAGAGTTATCACCATTGATGGAGAAAATTACTCATGGTTATGGCAAAACGCCCCAAAAGGTATGA